In Stieleria varia, one genomic interval encodes:
- a CDS encoding fasciclin domain-containing protein, with translation MKTMLTLAVAVFAVTVTAQSVSADCGTCDKTVVENAAANKDFSTLVAAVKAAGLAEALSGEGPFTVFAPTNEAFAKLPEGTVETLLKPENKEKLVAILKYHVVSGSVMAKDVVKLEEAKTLQGSMVKIQVKDGTVMVDKAKVVKTDIKSSNGVIHVIDTVILPKE, from the coding sequence ATGAAGACTATGTTAACTCTAGCTGTTGCTGTTTTTGCCGTTACTGTCACCGCCCAATCGGTCAGTGCCGACTGCGGAACTTGTGACAAGACCGTTGTTGAAAACGCAGCAGCAAACAAGGATTTCTCAACTCTCGTCGCGGCCGTCAAAGCAGCCGGTCTTGCAGAAGCGCTTTCGGGTGAAGGTCCCTTCACCGTGTTTGCACCTACCAATGAAGCGTTCGCAAAGCTGCCCGAAGGCACCGTCGAAACTTTGCTGAAGCCCGAGAACAAGGAAAAGCTCGTCGCAATCCTGAAGTATCACGTGGTCTCTGGCTCCGTGATGGCAAAGGATGTGGTCAAGTTGGAAGAAGCAAAGACCCTGCAGGGATCGATGGTAAAGATCCAAGTCAAGGACGGCACCGTGATGGTGGACAAAGCCAAAGTCGTCAAGACCGATATCAAGTCTTCCAACGGCGTCATTCATGTCATCGACACGGTCATCCTGCCCAAGGAGTGA
- a CDS encoding YkgJ family cysteine cluster protein produces the protein MNRSNIAPPIRRSRAQYPKSANLCEHCTAKCCRYFALPIDEPCSRKDYDYMRWYLLHEGASIFVEGDQWYLLVHAVCKHLQEDHRCGIYETRPEICREYTTDECEFDDDYCYELYFETPEQVDEYADAIYGPQFPDLKSDDRDSLRSRKPNSLPIL, from the coding sequence ATGAACCGGTCCAACATTGCCCCGCCGATTCGACGAAGCCGAGCCCAGTACCCCAAGTCGGCCAACCTGTGTGAACATTGCACCGCGAAGTGCTGTCGCTATTTCGCTTTGCCGATCGACGAACCGTGCAGCCGCAAGGATTATGACTACATGCGGTGGTACCTGCTGCACGAGGGAGCATCGATTTTTGTCGAGGGCGACCAGTGGTATTTATTGGTGCACGCCGTCTGTAAGCATCTGCAGGAGGACCATCGATGTGGAATCTATGAAACCCGACCTGAAATCTGTCGCGAATACACGACCGATGAATGTGAATTCGACGACGACTATTGTTACGAACTCTATTTCGAGACCCCCGAGCAAGTCGACGAGTACGCCGACGCGATCTACGGGCCTCAGTTTCCGGACTTGAAGTCCGACGACCGTGATTCCCTCCGCAGCCGCAAACCGAACTCCCTGCCGATCCTCTGA
- a CDS encoding DUF7450 family protein, which produces MFYSSVRLHPLQTIIRILPLAALIGAGVAFAHSPVEFMEVLQVKPGRLVEHSVDVKTSLDASRTESNLTGPTHFSRSVGCMNKIARSPYAYLNWYSIEKNNPPRVPSIREVTILDRVRGSENQTLKLGPAAYQLIPSQWLTTGTPDEIPAGLDHYTAYEVVEGPQVDLVVSLITPEEKSSRKVGKPIFICVPSNQWHHDESVKPSHESDGFVVYELDSSDFAKEFTVIDQFGLNQITAASSKWIACHAAIMK; this is translated from the coding sequence ATGTTTTACTCCAGCGTTCGCCTCCATCCACTCCAGACGATCATTCGTATCTTACCCCTCGCGGCACTCATTGGTGCCGGCGTAGCGTTTGCACATTCGCCGGTGGAGTTCATGGAGGTCCTGCAAGTGAAGCCAGGTCGTCTAGTGGAACACTCCGTGGATGTGAAGACGAGTTTGGACGCGTCAAGAACAGAATCGAACCTAACAGGACCAACACACTTCTCCCGCAGCGTTGGCTGCATGAACAAAATAGCAAGGTCGCCTTACGCCTATCTCAACTGGTACTCCATCGAAAAAAACAATCCGCCCCGTGTGCCAAGCATTCGAGAAGTCACTATTTTAGACAGGGTGCGAGGCAGCGAAAACCAAACGCTCAAATTAGGTCCGGCAGCCTATCAATTGATTCCCTCACAATGGCTGACCACCGGAACGCCTGACGAAATTCCCGCCGGACTAGATCACTACACGGCCTATGAAGTTGTGGAGGGTCCCCAGGTCGATTTGGTGGTCTCTCTGATCACTCCCGAAGAGAAATCAAGCCGCAAAGTCGGCAAGCCCATCTTCATTTGCGTGCCATCTAACCAGTGGCATCACGATGAATCCGTCAAGCCATCCCATGAGTCGGACGGTTTCGTCGTCTACGAGCTGGATTCATCCGATTTCGCAAAAGAGTTTACGGTGATCGATCAATTCGGTCTGAATCAAATCACTGCAGCCAGTTCAAAGTGGATTGCTTGTCACGCCGCGATCATGAAGTGA
- a CDS encoding formyltetrahydrofolate deformylase encodes MEVVITALGPDNVGLADPIIHFVTGQGARIAEIQMYDHDEEQIFAMLCRIQIADDQLDLLHKAMRQIGDHTGLAIRVWSSDARPRPKLAICCTFVEHTPRIILEAIRDGQLNATASVIISNRKKLAKLAEEFDVPFHRVGDDSGQTDDDEMVRVLDEYDVDYVILARYMRVLPASTCWQFAGGRIINLHHGLLPGFPGFRPYHDAHRARMLTYGATCHFIIPELDAGNQTINQRTFSVDPGTPLEDIIVQGERENEPACLLEGVRRVVDREVQLHFHRVTARS; translated from the coding sequence ATGGAAGTCGTCATCACCGCTCTGGGGCCGGACAACGTCGGTTTGGCCGATCCGATCATTCACTTCGTGACCGGTCAGGGAGCCCGCATCGCCGAGATTCAAATGTATGACCACGACGAAGAACAAATCTTTGCGATGCTCTGTCGCATTCAAATCGCCGACGACCAACTCGACCTCCTACACAAGGCGATGCGTCAGATCGGCGATCACACGGGACTGGCCATTCGAGTGTGGAGCAGCGACGCCCGCCCACGCCCCAAACTGGCAATCTGCTGCACCTTCGTCGAGCACACGCCACGCATCATCCTGGAGGCGATTCGGGACGGCCAATTGAATGCAACGGCATCGGTGATCATTTCCAACCGCAAGAAACTCGCCAAGCTTGCCGAGGAGTTCGACGTTCCGTTTCATCGTGTGGGAGATGACAGCGGACAAACCGACGACGACGAGATGGTTCGTGTACTCGACGAGTACGACGTCGATTACGTCATCTTGGCCCGCTACATGCGAGTCCTGCCGGCCAGCACATGCTGGCAGTTCGCCGGCGGTCGGATCATCAACCTTCATCACGGACTGCTGCCCGGCTTCCCTGGCTTCCGCCCCTATCACGACGCCCACCGCGCCCGCATGCTGACGTATGGGGCCACTTGCCATTTCATCATCCCCGAACTCGACGCCGGCAATCAAACGATCAACCAACGCACCTTCTCCGTTGACCCGGGCACGCCGTTGGAGGACATTATCGTGCAGGGCGAACGTGAGAACGAACCGGCTTGTCTACTCGAAGGCGTCCGACGCGTGGTCGATCGAGAGGTTCAGCTCCATTTCCACCGCGTCACCGCTCGATCCTAG
- the hisS gene encoding histidine--tRNA ligase: MIKPRTLSGFRDYLPAAMIPRERLMQTAREVFRSFGFAPIDTPTLEYLEILTGKGSDETDRQIYRFEDNGGREVAMRFDLTVPLARFAAQHISTLGTPFKRYHIAPVWRGERPQAGRYREFVQCDFDTIGTTNVMADIETVAVINRLLETIGLDRFTICINNRAVLSELLRHLQLQDKSVELLRCLDKLAKIGRDQVAAEMCQVAAISEDQANQVLQLAELDGPANEIFERLPEITGGGDEALAAIQRLRDVYDGALASGVPNRRIKIDVSIARGLDYYTGMIFETTLNDLPSIGSICSGGRYDNLAGLYTKQHLPGIGASLGLDRLLAAMEQLEMLPKITTPAVAFVAYFDEAHRSDYLRLAANLRSGGIATEVYPDPKKLGLQLKYADAHGFRFALIAGESEWQAGKVQVKTLATKESIDVDYSHEDPGALIAILTQ, translated from the coding sequence CTGATCAAACCACGCACGCTGAGCGGTTTTCGTGATTATTTGCCCGCCGCGATGATTCCTCGTGAGCGGCTGATGCAGACCGCCCGAGAGGTTTTTCGCTCTTTCGGATTTGCTCCGATCGACACGCCGACGTTGGAGTATCTGGAGATCCTGACCGGTAAGGGGAGCGACGAGACGGACCGTCAGATCTATCGGTTTGAGGACAATGGTGGTCGCGAGGTCGCCATGCGGTTTGACCTCACGGTGCCCCTGGCTCGCTTTGCCGCCCAACACATCAGCACCCTGGGGACCCCCTTTAAACGCTATCACATCGCCCCGGTGTGGCGTGGAGAACGCCCACAGGCGGGTCGGTACCGCGAGTTCGTCCAGTGTGATTTCGACACCATCGGAACCACCAACGTGATGGCGGACATTGAAACGGTTGCCGTGATCAATCGGTTGCTGGAGACCATCGGGCTGGACCGCTTCACGATTTGTATCAACAACCGTGCGGTGCTCAGCGAATTGCTGCGGCACCTGCAATTGCAAGACAAGTCCGTCGAGTTGCTACGTTGCCTGGACAAGCTGGCCAAAATCGGTCGCGATCAGGTCGCCGCAGAAATGTGCCAAGTGGCAGCGATCAGTGAGGATCAAGCAAACCAAGTGCTGCAGCTCGCCGAGCTGGACGGCCCGGCCAACGAGATCTTTGAACGTTTGCCTGAGATCACGGGCGGCGGTGACGAGGCGCTCGCCGCAATCCAACGATTGCGAGATGTGTATGACGGTGCCCTGGCGTCAGGTGTCCCAAATCGCAGGATCAAGATCGACGTGTCGATCGCCCGCGGCCTGGATTACTACACGGGGATGATTTTTGAGACGACGCTCAACGATCTGCCGTCGATCGGCAGCATCTGCAGCGGCGGACGCTACGATAACTTGGCTGGCCTGTACACCAAGCAGCATTTGCCCGGCATCGGTGCTTCGTTGGGATTGGATCGACTGCTCGCCGCGATGGAACAATTGGAGATGTTGCCCAAGATCACGACGCCCGCCGTGGCCTTCGTCGCTTACTTTGACGAAGCTCACCGGAGCGACTATTTGCGTTTGGCCGCGAATCTACGCTCCGGTGGAATCGCTACGGAAGTCTATCCGGATCCGAAAAAACTTGGTCTGCAATTGAAGTACGCTGACGCACACGGGTTCCGCTTCGCTTTGATTGCGGGAGAAAGCGAATGGCAGGCCGGCAAGGTGCAGGTGAAAACGCTGGCGACCAAGGAGTCCATCGACGTGGACTACTCGCACGAGGATCCAGGTGCGTTGATCGCGATCTTGACGCAGTAA
- a CDS encoding DUF6677 family protein: MVASNSTGSSCEIEVDGVRVDLRNRLLAAFLAWLVPGAGHMYQRRYTKGTLFLVCILLIWILGFAFGGGHVVYASWEPGDKRWHFFLQAGVGTVALPALIQGNHMRKNTVNGRTVPGYEPLWGGFMAPPQRPVIEGNPDEVAAWYAVYGAGYEMGTLYTVIAGLLNILVIYDAFAGPLAVPISGRKKEGGDSPGEPSGGDESVASSDSFGVTANSDARTTTRGSTDVGLAQ; encoded by the coding sequence ATGGTTGCAAGCAATTCCACTGGATCATCGTGTGAAATCGAAGTCGACGGAGTTCGTGTCGATTTGCGAAACCGCCTCCTCGCGGCCTTTTTGGCCTGGTTGGTTCCCGGTGCCGGGCATATGTATCAACGGCGTTATACAAAGGGCACGCTCTTTTTGGTCTGTATTCTGCTGATCTGGATTCTCGGATTCGCGTTTGGCGGAGGCCACGTCGTATACGCGTCCTGGGAACCGGGCGACAAGAGATGGCATTTTTTCCTGCAGGCCGGTGTGGGCACGGTGGCATTGCCGGCGTTGATCCAGGGCAACCACATGCGAAAGAACACGGTCAACGGCCGAACCGTTCCGGGGTACGAGCCGCTGTGGGGCGGTTTTATGGCTCCTCCTCAGCGACCGGTGATCGAAGGCAACCCGGACGAAGTGGCGGCTTGGTACGCCGTATATGGTGCTGGCTACGAAATGGGGACTCTGTACACCGTGATCGCCGGACTACTGAATATTCTGGTGATCTACGATGCGTTCGCTGGTCCACTGGCCGTACCGATCAGTGGTCGAAAGAAAGAGGGGGGCGATTCTCCTGGCGAGCCATCAGGTGGTGATGAGTCCGTCGCGTCGTCGGACTCTTTTGGTGTCACGGCGAACTCGGATGCCAGAACCACCACGCGGGGGTCTACCGACGTTGGGCTGGCTCAATAA
- a CDS encoding sensor domain-containing diguanylate cyclase/phosphohydrolase, producing MKLPFKIPVVANISLSLVGLLASVLTVVTFVGIMPDSNEQALKRRKELCESSAIGFSLMADRIDRRTMQKYLDAFASRCSDLASLGVRRDDGTLIVEVGDHAREWAKSAETDSQIWVRLYSQGEPWGNLEAAFDPVADSGWLTSDPEMDQLLFVSGICFVIYFFYLRIVLKQLNPANVIPARVREALDTLAEGLLIMDRSDCIVLANRAFENATGTCSDRLIGTSISTFKFVSADEVQESANPWKDALKSDASVTGRLLGYETDGNETRIFSVSSSPIKDDSGKPRGTLTTFEDVTHLEKKKRELTTMVECLQESSIAIKQQNCELEHLATRDPLTGCLNRRSFFERFDSEWKTANRYENPLCAMMVDIDFFKSINDTYGHSMGDEVLRQVAATLMDTARESDIVSRYGGEEFSVLLPMTTIDDAAVLAERIRSKVEALRFPGFSITTSVGVSTRTEATLEPQDLLDQADKCLYAAKRGGRNQVVRWDEVPEDMVVDESKISRVKEEQTDASSVPYHAVTALISALAYRDQSTATHGRRVADLCVATAEGLLSLKDCYTLEVAALLHDIGKIGVPDHILLKPGPLTQDEWDVMRRNDTIGKEIIRASFGLPSLTEIVEHYQRHYDGGPSQDGLAGNSIPLGARILAIADAYDAMISDQVFRKGRSKREAAMELRRCAGTQFDPELVERFIATISDKNRMRQLDSDQVSTDTALVIGLQIERLAEALDDHDYDSLDAMSTRLQMTAEKYGAQRISSKASELKRVLDSDRDHQSITQIASEMLDLCRFTQHSFVDAVSRERQSSDEKPRQASSLHDRGVTSNPL from the coding sequence ATGAAGCTTCCCTTTAAGATACCGGTCGTCGCAAACATCAGCCTCAGCTTGGTGGGGTTGCTGGCGAGCGTGTTGACGGTCGTGACGTTTGTGGGAATCATGCCTGACTCGAACGAGCAGGCATTAAAACGACGCAAAGAACTGTGTGAGTCTTCGGCGATCGGGTTTTCCCTGATGGCGGACCGCATAGACCGGCGGACGATGCAGAAGTATCTGGACGCATTTGCCAGTCGCTGCAGCGACCTCGCATCACTGGGGGTCCGCCGGGATGATGGAACCTTAATCGTCGAAGTCGGCGATCATGCGAGGGAGTGGGCCAAGAGTGCTGAGACGGATTCGCAGATTTGGGTACGGCTGTACTCCCAAGGTGAGCCATGGGGAAATCTTGAGGCTGCGTTTGATCCCGTCGCCGACTCTGGATGGCTGACCAGCGATCCCGAAATGGACCAACTCCTGTTTGTTTCCGGAATCTGTTTTGTCATCTACTTCTTTTATTTGCGAATCGTACTCAAACAGCTCAATCCGGCGAATGTGATTCCGGCTCGTGTGCGCGAAGCCTTGGACACGCTTGCCGAAGGCCTGTTGATCATGGATCGCAGCGATTGCATCGTGCTCGCCAATCGCGCTTTTGAAAACGCGACGGGAACTTGTTCGGATCGATTGATCGGGACCTCCATCTCGACGTTCAAGTTTGTCAGTGCGGACGAGGTGCAGGAGAGTGCGAATCCGTGGAAGGACGCATTGAAGAGTGATGCGTCGGTGACAGGTCGATTGCTCGGATACGAAACTGATGGAAATGAAACCCGCATCTTTTCGGTGAGTTCATCGCCTATCAAGGATGACTCAGGAAAGCCGAGAGGGACGCTGACGACTTTTGAGGACGTCACGCATTTGGAAAAGAAGAAGCGTGAACTGACCACGATGGTTGAATGCCTTCAAGAATCCAGTATCGCCATCAAACAGCAGAACTGTGAGTTGGAGCATCTTGCAACACGGGACCCATTGACGGGTTGCTTGAATCGGCGGTCATTCTTTGAGCGGTTCGACAGCGAGTGGAAAACCGCCAATCGATACGAGAACCCGTTGTGCGCGATGATGGTGGATATCGACTTCTTTAAATCGATCAATGACACCTATGGCCACAGCATGGGAGACGAGGTCCTCCGTCAGGTCGCCGCAACCCTGATGGACACGGCACGAGAGTCGGACATCGTATCCCGTTACGGTGGTGAAGAGTTTTCGGTGCTGTTGCCGATGACAACGATCGATGACGCAGCTGTACTGGCAGAACGCATTCGCAGCAAAGTAGAAGCGTTGCGTTTTCCTGGGTTCTCGATCACCACGAGTGTCGGTGTTTCCACACGCACCGAAGCCACGCTTGAACCGCAGGATCTGCTCGATCAAGCAGACAAGTGCCTGTACGCTGCGAAACGTGGTGGCCGAAATCAAGTTGTCCGCTGGGACGAAGTTCCTGAGGACATGGTGGTTGATGAATCCAAGATCAGTCGAGTCAAAGAAGAGCAAACCGATGCATCTTCGGTGCCTTATCATGCCGTCACGGCGCTGATCTCTGCGCTTGCCTATCGGGATCAAAGCACTGCGACACACGGACGCCGGGTTGCCGATTTATGTGTCGCAACCGCAGAGGGACTGCTGTCGCTCAAGGATTGCTACACATTGGAGGTAGCCGCGCTGCTACACGACATCGGGAAAATCGGTGTTCCCGATCACATCCTCCTCAAGCCGGGTCCGTTGACGCAAGATGAGTGGGATGTCATGCGTCGCAATGACACGATCGGAAAAGAGATCATTCGTGCGTCGTTCGGCCTGCCTTCACTGACAGAGATCGTCGAGCATTATCAGCGACATTACGACGGCGGCCCAAGTCAGGACGGATTGGCCGGGAATTCGATCCCGTTGGGAGCAAGGATTTTGGCGATCGCCGACGCGTACGACGCGATGATCAGCGATCAGGTCTTTCGTAAGGGACGTTCCAAACGCGAAGCCGCGATGGAGTTGCGGCGTTGTGCCGGTACTCAGTTTGATCCGGAGTTGGTCGAGCGATTCATCGCAACGATCAGTGACAAAAACCGTATGCGGCAACTGGACTCCGACCAGGTCTCCACCGACACGGCATTGGTCATCGGCCTGCAGATCGAGCGTTTAGCTGAGGCTCTCGATGACCACGATTATGATTCCCTTGATGCGATGTCTACCCGACTGCAAATGACGGCAGAGAAGTATGGCGCCCAGCGGATCAGCAGCAAAGCGAGCGAGCTGAAGAGAGTGTTGGACAGTGACCGAGATCACCAGTCGATCACTCAAATCGCGAGTGAAATGTTGGATCTGTGTCGATTCACGCAGCACTCTTTCGTCGATGCCGTCTCTCGGGAACGGCAGTCAAGCGACGAGAAGCCTCGGCAAGCATCATCACTTCATGATCGCGGCGTGACAAGCAATCCACTTTGA
- the trkA gene encoding Trk system potassium transporter TrkA, whose protein sequence is MRVLTLGAGTVGHWIADMLCQRRHDVTVIDIDPERVKQVNRELDVRAIVGNAAQSTMLFQADVCSADICLAVTGVDEVNVVAASMAKALGARRSIARVYAPAFRDANTFDYQTHFGIDSLLSLEQLSAFELARAIRNPDSIPLEHFARGQLEVYELTVGKGSDVVDQKLSELKFPRGIRIGSIAREGRMWLASGADELHAGDRVSLIGAPSDVNKARGLFGVDVRKSKRQSVMIAGGGETGYHVANTLGSTDYRLTILEQDSDRCGQLAKLLPDANIVNANANRRSVLEDEGGGAVDYFVACTGVDESNIMAGVEARELGARRVMAVVGRPDYANVVGKLGIDRVVSERDVGARQVLGLLNEGAVISKRRLPNGAIAVCELEVVEGTKVTKATLAELPLSGRCLIAAIQRDSFIRVPTANDQLRPGDTVVALIDLEHLDDCLALFNA, encoded by the coding sequence ATGCGAGTTTTGACATTGGGCGCCGGAACGGTAGGCCACTGGATCGCCGACATGTTGTGCCAGCGACGGCACGATGTCACGGTCATCGACATTGACCCCGAGAGGGTCAAGCAGGTCAATCGAGAATTGGACGTTCGAGCGATCGTCGGCAACGCCGCCCAGAGCACGATGCTGTTCCAAGCTGACGTCTGCAGTGCCGATATTTGCTTGGCGGTGACGGGGGTGGATGAAGTCAACGTGGTTGCCGCCAGCATGGCGAAAGCTCTCGGTGCACGACGCAGCATCGCCAGGGTCTATGCACCAGCGTTCCGAGATGCCAACACGTTCGACTACCAAACGCATTTCGGAATCGACAGCCTATTGAGTTTGGAGCAGCTCAGCGCGTTCGAGCTGGCACGTGCGATCCGGAATCCGGACTCGATTCCGCTGGAACACTTCGCCCGGGGGCAATTGGAAGTCTACGAGTTGACGGTCGGTAAAGGTTCCGACGTGGTCGACCAAAAACTAAGCGAACTGAAGTTTCCCCGCGGGATTCGGATCGGTTCGATCGCTCGTGAAGGCCGCATGTGGCTGGCAAGCGGTGCCGATGAGTTGCACGCGGGAGACCGAGTCAGCTTGATCGGGGCTCCGTCGGATGTGAACAAGGCTCGTGGATTGTTCGGGGTTGATGTTCGGAAGTCCAAACGTCAGTCGGTCATGATCGCCGGCGGAGGAGAGACCGGTTACCACGTCGCCAACACATTGGGATCAACCGACTATCGTCTGACGATCCTGGAGCAGGACTCGGATCGATGCGGTCAATTGGCAAAGCTGTTGCCCGATGCCAACATCGTCAATGCCAATGCGAACCGACGCAGCGTACTCGAAGATGAAGGCGGCGGTGCGGTCGACTATTTCGTGGCCTGCACCGGCGTGGACGAAAGTAACATCATGGCGGGCGTGGAAGCCCGTGAGTTGGGTGCCCGCCGCGTGATGGCAGTGGTCGGTCGCCCCGACTATGCCAACGTGGTCGGAAAACTTGGAATCGATCGCGTCGTCAGTGAACGCGATGTCGGTGCTCGTCAAGTCTTGGGATTGCTCAATGAAGGTGCCGTGATCAGCAAACGTCGATTGCCCAACGGAGCGATTGCTGTTTGTGAATTGGAAGTGGTCGAGGGCACAAAAGTGACGAAGGCGACTTTGGCGGAGCTGCCACTCTCGGGACGATGTCTCATCGCGGCAATCCAACGCGACAGCTTCATCCGTGTCCCCACAGCCAACGACCAGCTACGTCCAGGTGACACGGTCGTTGCGCTGATCGATTTGGAGCACCTGGATGACTGTCTCGCTCTGTTTAACGCTTGA
- a CDS encoding NTP/NDP exchange transporter: protein MTLVSEGRMVRWAAAWFFFVLLSYSIIRPIRETMGAIGGIKQLQGLMLVTFAVMLLAVPSYSMLVNRLPRRWLVRIVFHFFCVCLLLFSLTLSFGSETVRVWTARTLFVWVNVFALFATSVFWSVMADLLSSEQGKRLFGRIAAGGTTGAITGSLLTSQIATRVSTSTLLLLPIATLQLGLWCAWRLERNARNQTPADESDVELDRADEQHIPTTGGLLDGITRVLGSSYLASICLFLFFVQAAGTQLYFQQAEIVKHAVVDDQEKTQLFAYIDFATQSLTLVFQLLLSGTLLRRFGVSVSLMILPLVYFLSFAGLAVTSSLTVLVIAMVAARSIGYGITVPAREVLFTVVSREDKYKSKSFIDTVVLRGGDALAGQIFGSLRNIAHIASTTINLWTLPIVLVWTFAAYRLGKRQNRLSSRQSDQ from the coding sequence ATGACTTTGGTTTCTGAGGGGCGAATGGTTCGCTGGGCCGCTGCCTGGTTCTTCTTTGTCCTGCTGAGCTATTCCATCATTCGCCCGATCCGCGAAACCATGGGCGCGATCGGAGGGATCAAGCAACTCCAGGGTCTGATGCTGGTCACCTTTGCGGTCATGTTGCTGGCGGTCCCGAGCTACTCCATGCTGGTCAATCGCTTGCCCAGACGCTGGCTCGTCCGAATCGTCTTTCATTTCTTCTGCGTTTGCCTGTTGCTTTTCAGCCTGACCCTCAGCTTTGGATCGGAAACCGTTCGTGTTTGGACGGCGCGCACGCTGTTTGTCTGGGTCAATGTCTTCGCCCTTTTTGCCACCAGCGTGTTCTGGTCCGTGATGGCAGACTTGCTCTCCAGTGAACAAGGTAAACGACTGTTCGGTCGGATCGCCGCAGGCGGAACGACCGGTGCCATCACCGGTTCTCTGCTAACCAGTCAAATCGCGACGCGAGTTTCCACGTCGACGTTGCTATTGCTGCCGATTGCCACACTCCAACTAGGACTTTGGTGCGCATGGAGACTGGAACGAAACGCAAGGAATCAAACGCCAGCAGACGAAAGCGATGTTGAGCTCGACCGAGCCGACGAACAACACATCCCAACCACCGGTGGACTGCTCGATGGCATCACACGAGTGCTGGGATCTTCCTACCTTGCGTCGATATGCTTGTTTCTGTTCTTCGTGCAAGCCGCCGGGACTCAACTCTATTTCCAACAAGCCGAGATCGTGAAACACGCAGTGGTCGACGATCAAGAAAAGACTCAGCTCTTTGCCTACATCGACTTTGCAACTCAGTCGCTCACGCTGGTGTTCCAGTTGCTTCTCTCTGGAACCCTGTTGCGGCGATTCGGTGTGAGTGTTTCACTGATGATCCTGCCACTTGTCTACTTCTTGTCATTTGCCGGACTTGCCGTAACCAGTTCGCTCACTGTTCTTGTGATCGCCATGGTCGCCGCACGCTCCATCGGCTATGGCATCACCGTACCCGCGCGTGAAGTCCTCTTTACAGTGGTCAGCCGCGAAGACAAGTACAAATCCAAAAGCTTCATCGACACCGTCGTGCTCCGCGGTGGCGATGCGCTGGCAGGGCAAATCTTCGGCTCCCTGCGAAACATCGCCCACATCGCCTCAACAACGATCAATCTCTGGACGCTGCCCATCGTCCTCGTCTGGACCTTCGCAGCCTACCGTCTGGGCAAACGACAGAATCGGCTCTCTAGCCGGCAAAGCGATCAGTAA